In Candidatus Contubernalis alkalaceticus, the genomic window TAGTGGGAACAAAAGAATAGAAGTAAAAACTACTACAGGCATTAATAGGGTTCATGCATTTTCCCATCAACAACTGTACAGTAACAGTGGTCATGAAATTGCAATAGCATCTATAATGCTTAGACCAGAAGAAGCAGGGTTAAGTTTGAAGGGATTAATTGATGCAGCGAGGCAAGAGGTGGCTAGTGACTTTGAAAACCTAAAAAAACTTGAGCGTGCAATTAAATCTGCTGGTATGGATGACCCTTTAGTAACTGGTCCAGTTTACGATAAGGAAGAAGCATTGGAAAATATTGCTTGGTTTTTTGCTAAAAATGTACCCAAGTTCCCTTTTCCAGAACCTGTAGGCGTATCGGGTGCTCGTTATAACGTAGTTCTTTCTTTATCCCCTCAAATCGCAGGCGATGAGCTTGACACATTTATTAATGGTTTTTTAAACACTTAAATATTTGGCAAACAAAAACGCATTGCGTTGATCACAAATTTCGAATGAGATCTAAATTAGTTGTCCATTTCGAAATTTTCATAGATGGCACAATTTATATAAAAATCCAACTTATTGTGGAGGTTTTTATTAATTTATATAGAATTAATTCTATTAATAGTATTTTACAGCACTTATTAAGCGGAAGGGGGTATTTAATAAATTGTTACTTAAGCCTACAGTAGTATCTCTTTTTGCAGGTGCTGGTGGCATGGATTTGGGATTAGAAAATGCGGGTTTTGATGTGATCTGGGCTAATGATATAGATAAAGATGCTTGTGAAACATATAAATCTTGGTCAAATGCTTATGTACATCAAGGCGATATATCAAAAATAAATTTCAAAGAAATACCTGAATCAGATGTAATTGTAGGAGGATTTCCCTGTCAAGGTTTTAGCTTAGCAGGTCCAAGAAAAATTAATGATAAAAGGAATACATTATATCGTTACTTTGTAAAACTAGTAGAAGAAATGCAGCCTTATGCATTTGTTGCTGAAAATGTAAAAGGTTTGTTAACTCTTGGCAATGGTGCTATATTAGAAGCAATAATTTCTGATTTTAAATCGAAAAATTATGATGTTACATATAAATTATTAAATGCGGCACATTATAGTGTACCCCAAGATAGGTGGAGAGTTATTTTAGTAGGAATGAAGAGAGGGTATGGTTTGAATTATAATTTTCCGGAAAAACATGTAAAACAAACAGAACTCATTGAAACTATAGGGATGTTGCCGGAACCTAGGTCAAAAGATGTTTGTGAGGCACCTTTTTCTTCAAGGTATATGAGTAGAAATAGGCGTAGAGGGTGGAATGAGGTTTCTTATACTATTCCAGCTATGGCAAAACAAGTTACGCTTCATCCTTCATCTCCTGAAATGATTAAGTTAGGAAGGGATGAATGGAGATTTGGGAGAGGAAAGACCCGGAGGTTTTCATGGCAAGAAGCGGCAGTTATTCAAACGTTCCCTTATGGAATGGATTTTGCGGGTGATTTAACTTCAAAGTATAAGCAAATCGGTAATGCAGTACCGGTAAAGTTAGCAGAAGAAATTGGCAAACAGATAATTAAATCTTTAAATCGAATATACGAACCTGAAAAACTAGCAAAAGTGAGCGGATAATATGCCTACTCAAAACATAAGAGGTAAAGCATTTGAGTATGCTTGTTTGTCAGCACTCTATACTTTTTTAAACGGAACCCAGCCTGTGGAGATTGTGGCATCTTCAAGCGTAGAAAAGGCTCATCAATCCTATTTTAATCTGAGCAATAGGCTAAGGGAAAGCATGGATTTAGCTGCAGATGCTGCTGTTCGTGTTTTAATCCGCCTTGAACCCCAGCTTGAAAATTTCATGGAAAATATTCCGCTTTACTTAGAAATCCAGCCAGACAGCCAGGGACAAGTTGGCGATGTCCGGGATATTTTAGCCCTACGAAGACAGAATAATTGGGAAATTGGATTGTCAGCAAAACATAATCATGCCGCAGTAAAGCATTCCAGGTTATCACAAACTATAGATTTTGGGGATAAGTGGTTGCAGGTCCCTTGTAGTTATCAATATTTCACAGAAATTAACCCATATTTTACTAGGCTCAGTGTTTTGAGAGAGCAGAGGGCAGAATGGAACAGTGTCCCCGATAAAGCACAAGAATACTACATTCCTATACTAGATGCTTTTATTAGGGAGTTACAATCAATTTATGAGCAGCATGGCGCGATGATACCACAAAGGTTACTTAGCTATTTATTGGGAAGGTATGACTTTTACAAAATTATTGCGCATAAAAGTACTAGAACTACTGAAATTCAAGGCTTTTCATTATATGGGACATTAAATAATCAGGCAGGCGGAATACGGCCTCAAGTAAGGATGCCAAGGGTTCGGCTGCCTAGTCGCTTTCACTCAATTGACTATAAACCAGGCTCAGATAATACAATTTTTATTGTATGTGATGAGGGATGGACAATATCGGCCAGGCTCCATAACGCCAGAACATTAGTAGAGCCTAGTGTAAAATTTGATATTACATTAATTGGTGTACCTCCATCGCTTTACAGGCACCATGAACCATGGTAATTATTATAACGGCATGTGCCTGTACATGCCGTTATTCATTTTAAATAATCTAAAGGTGAGGCATTATGGCATATAACTTTGAAACAACTCCTCAAAGGTCAAACATTATGAAAAAAATACGTGGAATAAATACCGGTCCTGAGGTGATGCTTAGAAAAGGCCTTTGGGAAAAGGGGATAAGGTATAGGAAAAACTATAATAAACTACCTGGGAAACCTGATATCTTAATAACTAAGAATAAAATAGCCATTTTTGTAGATGGGGAATTTTGGCATGGACATAATTGGGAAGAAAAGAAATGCAGAATCAAATCTAATAGGGATTATTGGATTAAAAAAATTGAAAGGAACATTGAACGTGATAAAGAAAATACCAAAAAATTAGAAGAATTAGGCTTTGTAGTAATTAGATTTTGGGAAAAAGAAGTAAAGAATGACCTTCAATCTTGCGTACAGAAAATAATTGATTTAACTGAAAACCAGTGAAACTAATCGATCGACCAATATACTTATATAATAACATTAAAATTTTTGTTTAGTTACTACTAATTCACTAAAAATATGTTTAGGGCATGGATCATTTTTTTTCCAGTATTCTATTTTATCGCGGTGGGGGATAGACACCTTACGGGATGTTCTGGAAGAACCCATGCAATTAAATGACAAAACTAGACAATTTACTACAAAGGGATTTCGACAAGTTTGCAGAAATAAGATGTAAATAGAATAATTATCCATTAATTATTCACTTGGAATCAGTGAAGAGGGCAGAGCTAAAATAGTTTCTATCTCTTTTAACAAATGTGAAGAATAGTGTTTTAATATTGTGGAACATTTCAGGATAACGCTTTAACATATTAAATTGGTGGACTGACCCCATTTAGGTGATTTTTAAGAAAGTGCAGAAGCTAAGTAAAATAGATATTACGAACGGAAAATATAAATGGTAACTTTGCGAACTTGCCCTGTAAGCCTCTGTATATGATGGCCAAGGAATCAGGAAATATTTTGATACGACAAGCGTAGTATTTAGACACAATACTTTTTAAGAAATAAGAGGTGCATATGTCTAAAAATATCTCTTACAATTTACCCGGGTATGGATCTCTTAATGCAAATTTATTTACCTATACCAAAATTTTATATCGTTTTTTAAGCTACTACGGTCATGATATCAGACTAAATAGCACTAACCAACTTGGAGTTTTAAGAAATGTGCTACCTGGCGCTCATCATACTCGTTATGAATATGTATTTATTCAGTGGGTCTTAGTAACGGAACTTTCAAGATTAAAAGGTGCCGGTAATGGTAATCTAAATCTTAGCGCTAAAAGAAAAGAATTTGGAAGACTACCAGGAATAGACAAATACCCGTCTGGAGCTGAAGTATTGCAGTCGATTATTCTTTTAGCCAATATTGGACACCTACCTGAAACATTTACTGCAAGTAGAGCATTTTTGCACTATTTGCACTCAAACAAAGAAATACGTAATATTTTTAAATCAGGACTTGCTAGAGAAGATAGACCCTATTTTGAAAAAGTTCTAGACGGATTTCAAATTTATTCTGTTCAGTATATTGTTGCTCTTTTTTTGTTACAAAGATATAAAAGATATGGTAAAAGACAAGACTATGTATCTTATCCGATAAATGTAATTAGAGCTTATATAAATCGAGATAATGGAACTAAAGAAGCACTAAATAAAATATGGACATTATATGGAAATGTAAGAAGAGTTTCGTAAGCGTCTAATAAGTCAGTGGATATAAAAAAAGCAAAAACTAGTGTAAACTAAGTTTTTGCCTCTTTTTCTTTACTTGCAGTTTTCCTGGACATCCTGACTCCATGGAAGATAATCTTCAAGGAACTCTGGATGTTGCCCAAACTGTACGCCTGGAAGCTCGCTAAAGATGAAATATAGGTACTTGTATGGATTTAGGTCATTAGCCTTGGCACTTTCAATGATACTGTAAACGGCTGCACTTGCTGCAGCTCCTTTAGGGCTTCCGCTAAAAAGCCAGTTCTTTCGTCCAATAGTAAAGGGACGGATACTGTTTTCTGCCAGGTTGTTGGAAATAGAGCAGTTGCCATCCTCAAGATAATTCGTTAGCTCTTTCTTATGGTTTAGGGCATAGTTCAAGGCTTCGCTCAATTTAGATTTGGGAAGCACCTTTTTCTTGGTGGAATAAATCCACGACCAAAAGGCCTCCAAAACAGGCTTTTCCTGCTTCAGACGCTCTACTTTGCGCTGTTCACTTGGTAGCTTCTCGAGATTTTTTTCAGTCTCAAAAAGTTTGTTGCAGTAGGCAATGCCTTGGCTTGAAAAGGTAGCTTCAGGTCGATGGGCATCTTTGGGAAGTGCATCGACAAACTTCCTTCGGACATGTGCCCAGCACAGGCATCTTATGATTCCTGGAATCTTCTTGTACCCAGAATATGCATCTGAGTGGAGATACCCTTCATAGTCTTTCAGGAACTCCTGCGGGTACTTGCCACTCCTTCCCGGTTGATACTCGAAGATCCGGATGGGGTGTTTGGCATGCTGGCCAGAACTGTATAACCACATGTAGGAATCTGTTGTGTTCTTGCGCCCCACTTCGTTCATTACTTGCACGGGCGTTTCATCTGCATGTATATAATGCTCCTGCATCAGCTTTTGGTGCATCAGCTCCACCAAAGGACGCAACCAGTCACGGGATGCAGCCAGAATCCAATTGGACATGGTAGCGCGGCTTAGGTTCACACCAAGTGTCTTCCATTCCTTTTCCTGCCGATAAAGGGGAAGGGCATTGACGAATTTCTGATGCATAACCCAAGCCACTGTAGATGGAGACGCCATGGAATGCTGAATTACCGGATAAGGCATCGGCGACTTCTCCATGTATGGTTTTCCATCTTTACGACAGGTTCGGCACTCGAAGGTTTCACGGTAATAATCAATGACCCTGACTTTGGCAGGAATATACTCAACTTCGGTGCGGATAAATTCTTCACCAACTGATAAAAGAGTGGTGTCACATTCTTCACAGAAGCGATCTTCTTCAGCAAGAGTGCAGAGGCGTTTATCGCGAGGGATATCTTTCAATAGCTCCATTCGCTGTCCCTTAAATTTCTTTCTTCGATAACCCTGCACTTCCTTAAGGTCAGGTTC contains:
- the tnpC gene encoding IS66 family transposase; translated protein: MSASEQLLEKLENRISQLEQENKKLHDTVEYLTRKLFGKSSEKTSSLPTGQMSLFDEAEIEANPKAPEPDLKEVQGYRRKKFKGQRMELLKDIPRDKRLCTLAEEDRFCEECDTTLLSVGEEFIRTEVEYIPAKVRVIDYYRETFECRTCRKDGKPYMEKSPMPYPVIQHSMASPSTVAWVMHQKFVNALPLYRQEKEWKTLGVNLSRATMSNWILAASRDWLRPLVELMHQKLMQEHYIHADETPVQVMNEVGRKNTTDSYMWLYSSGQHAKHPIRIFEYQPGRSGKYPQEFLKDYEGYLHSDAYSGYKKIPGIIRCLCWAHVRRKFVDALPKDAHRPEATFSSQGIAYCNKLFETEKNLEKLPSEQRKVERLKQEKPVLEAFWSWIYSTKKKVLPKSKLSEALNYALNHKKELTNYLEDGNCSISNNLAENSIRPFTIGRKNWLFSGSPKGAAASAAVYSIIESAKANDLNPYKYLYFIFSELPGVQFGQHPEFLEDYLPWSQDVQENCK
- a CDS encoding HaeIII family restriction endonuclease, translated to MPTQNIRGKAFEYACLSALYTFLNGTQPVEIVASSSVEKAHQSYFNLSNRLRESMDLAADAAVRVLIRLEPQLENFMENIPLYLEIQPDSQGQVGDVRDILALRRQNNWEIGLSAKHNHAAVKHSRLSQTIDFGDKWLQVPCSYQYFTEINPYFTRLSVLREQRAEWNSVPDKAQEYYIPILDAFIRELQSIYEQHGAMIPQRLLSYLLGRYDFYKIIAHKSTRTTEIQGFSLYGTLNNQAGGIRPQVRMPRVRLPSRFHSIDYKPGSDNTIFIVCDEGWTISARLHNARTLVEPSVKFDITLIGVPPSLYRHHEPW
- a CDS encoding DNA cytosine methyltransferase, which encodes MLLKPTVVSLFAGAGGMDLGLENAGFDVIWANDIDKDACETYKSWSNAYVHQGDISKINFKEIPESDVIVGGFPCQGFSLAGPRKINDKRNTLYRYFVKLVEEMQPYAFVAENVKGLLTLGNGAILEAIISDFKSKNYDVTYKLLNAAHYSVPQDRWRVILVGMKRGYGLNYNFPEKHVKQTELIETIGMLPEPRSKDVCEAPFSSRYMSRNRRRGWNEVSYTIPAMAKQVTLHPSSPEMIKLGRDEWRFGRGKTRRFSWQEAAVIQTFPYGMDFAGDLTSKYKQIGNAVPVKLAEEIGKQIIKSLNRIYEPEKLAKVSG
- a CDS encoding very short patch repair endonuclease; the protein is MAYNFETTPQRSNIMKKIRGINTGPEVMLRKGLWEKGIRYRKNYNKLPGKPDILITKNKIAIFVDGEFWHGHNWEEKKCRIKSNRDYWIKKIERNIERDKENTKKLEELGFVVIRFWEKEVKNDLQSCVQKIIDLTENQ